One Homo sapiens chromosome 3, GRCh38.p14 Primary Assembly genomic window carries:
- the TEX55 gene encoding testis-specific expressed protein 55, with translation MEEPPQEALAEPLKHESPAAPSSAGHTKGQEEDDQKNQAERKADNHTAHRIADQTALRVPSQAESSIFSQATNGVAEQNGHSTPGQAGRRASNPADVSDLRADDQVNQTPSEQTKGKASSQANNVQHEQSDGQVSGLTEERTAEQTERRLPTQAERRTSGQIDGRLAMPSDQRGSRQTDHRMAGQSERRASEQMDRRMSGEAERRTSEQITHRLSKLSERRPSVQIDSGSSVPSDQSPSVQIDSGSSVPSDQRPSVQIDRRMSGKVRRRSSEKTDYRLAGLADPGTSEQTDLRLYGLVDHKTSVKTHHQVYGQATELAEHQAIDQAHSNADQPPVDNAHYTESDQTDHLADRQANHKDQLSYYETRGQSEDRIFPQLGNSKEDKEADYRVQPCKFEDSQVDLNSKPSVEMETQNATTIPPYNPVDARFTSNFQAKDQALFPRLPSISSKLNYTSSQEKTQAIVTKSDEFSEIDQGKGYHIRNQTYRRFPSIVYEDPYQVSLQYMEKHHILQIFQQITENLVYEKPEDPLNFMLCQV, from the exons ATGGAAGAGCCTCCGCAAGAGGCTCTGGCTGAACCCTTGAAACATGAAAGCCCAGCCGCTCCCTCAAGTGCTGGCCACACTAAGGGCCAGGAAGAAGACGACCAGAAGAACCAGGCCGAAAGGAAGGCAGATAACCACACTGCTCACAGAATAGCTGACCAGACTGCCCTAAGAGTGCCTAGCCAGGCTGAATCCAGCATATTTAGCCAAGCTACCAACGGAGTAGCTGAACAAAATGGGCATAGTACACCTGGTCAGGCTGGCCGCAGAGCATCCAACCCTGCTGATGTTTCTGACCTTAGAGCAGATGATCAGGTTAATCAAACACCGTCTGAACAGACTAAAGGCAAGGCATCTAGCCAAGCTAATAATGTACAGCATGAACAGAGTGATGGTCAGGTGTCTGGCCTGACGGAGGAAAGAACTGCTGAACAGACTGAACGAAGATTACCTACCCAGGCTGAGAGAAGAACTTCTGGGCAGATTGATGGTAGACTGGCTATGCCATCTGACCAGAGAGGTTCCAGACAGACCGACCACAGAATGGCAGGCCAGTCTGAGAGAAGAGCTTCCGAGCAGATGGACCGCAGAATGTCTGGCGAGGCTGAGCGAAGAACTTCTGAGCAGATTACACACAGATTATCCAAACTATCTGAGAGAAGACCTTCTGTGCAGATTGACAGTGGGTCATCCGTCCCATCTGACCAAAGTCCTTCTGTACAGATTGACAGTGGATCGTCCGTACCATCTGACCAAAGACCTTCCGTACAGATTGACCGCAGAATGTCAGGGAAAGTTAGGAGAAGAAGTTCTGAGAAGACTGACTACAGATTGGCTGGCCTGGCTGACCCAGGAACTTCTGAGCAGACTGACCTCAGATTGTATGGCCTCGTTGACCACAAAACATCTGTAAAGACTCACCACCAAGTGTACGGCCAAGCCACTGAACTAGCTGAACACCAGGCTATTGACCAAGCTCATAGTAATGCTGATCAACCTCCAGTTGACAATGCTCACTACACTGAATCTGACCAGACTGACCACTTAGCAGACAGACAAGCTAATCATAAAGACCAGCTGTCTTACTATGAAACACGTGGCCAGTCTGAAGACAGAATATTTCCCCAGTTAGGCAACAGCAAAGAGGACAAAGAGGCTGACTACAGAGTACAACCCTGCAAATTTGAGGATAGCCAAGTAGACCTCAATTCCAAGCCTTCAGTtgaaatggaaactcagaatgCAACCACTATCCCACCCTACAACCCAGTTGATGCCAGATTCACCAGTAACTTCCAAGCAAAAGACCAAGCTCTTTTCCCAAGACTCCCCTCCATCTCATCCAAATTGAACTATACCAGCAGTCAAGAAAAAACTCAAGCCATAGTAACCAAATCT GATGAATTTTCAGAAATTGACCAAGGAAAGGGTTATCATATACGCAATCAAACTTATAGAAGGTTCCCTTCTATAGTTTATGAAGATCCTTACCAAGTTTCACTCCAATACATGGAAAAACACCACATTCTGCAAATATTCCAG CAGATTACTGAAAACTTAGTCTATGAAAAGCCAGAGGACCCCCTGAATTTTATGCTGTGCCAGGTATAG